A single window of Candidatus Omnitrophota bacterium DNA harbors:
- a CDS encoding ATP-binding cassette domain-containing protein, with amino-acid sequence MSVVTIIRPPTVFSRRAYSAPIVPPLGSAYLAAALREAGMEPQVIDAVGEDIEHIGVTSRPNLAYQGLAIDRIIDRISPQTRLIAISAMFSQEWPHIEELIQRLGSARPNVPIAVGGEHATAAWEYILETSPAVACVGIGEGEELLCDLARWADGGGELGAIPGIAYRQAGNAVMTSPRNRIRDVDGLPWPAWDLVPIESYLGGGYGHGVDLGRSMPILATRGCPFQCTFCSNPAMWTTRYVMRDMAKVIDEIEAYLRDYQATNIDFYDLTAIIRKDWVLKFCDEILRRKLVFTWQLPSGTRSEALDGEVLPKLYEAGCRNLTYAPESGSERTLKAIKKEVRLPKMVESIASAKRAGISLKCNLIIGFPTERRSDMWQTLRFAMKMAWLGVDDVPLYLFSPYPGSELYQYLRSTGKIPTMDNDYFESLVCFMDLSRSSRYCERVGPFELNVYRVAGMAAFYGLSYLRHPSRILRTLRNLWHREATTVFEQRLIDISRRASFAIVRRFRRQTLAFYWRTVVTPYPKEVGAIMLLMFVGAVLDAATVGMTVPVLDVLTAAGRVPQGPAVTIAGDLLRLMGIAPTIEAVAFALIVIASALFLLRSVFFVVDQQYTAKIAVTLRCATKAVLFERFLRAQYEEVLSRGRGRILNEINAPAETLGGAIMNLGSLFMGVFSSLVMIALLLYLSWWGTIVLGGVALAGMQGWRWYADARAAGEGKTLYRLRNDQNKTQVDAIDGLKIVKTYDLEHRMTERYAGWLRQELRPELRLVFFQYGPVIVNELLAAVIVVGLSACLLLVPRLGLRLSILAAFLLAIRKIAPSLATVNKASVNLSRFRPVLETIAELQTQLPQERLGGRPVGRVDEVRLREVSFTYASRPDREVLHDIEAVLRRGTVTAVVGSTGSGKSTLANLLLGLLSPRAGSVLINGVALQELDLAGWRARIGCVPQDVFVFNATIGDNIALGDASLSSAQIEQAARVAQLHDFVVSLPEGYETLVGDRGLRLSGGQCQRLSIARAVARRPQVLMFDEATSALDTVTERAVQEAINALHEDAISVVIAHRLSTVKQADQILVLKDGRIAELGTHETLMRQQGVYAGLYLHDEPVAVAAER; translated from the coding sequence ATGAGCGTCGTGACGATCATTCGTCCGCCGACGGTGTTTTCTCGTCGGGCCTACAGCGCGCCCATCGTCCCGCCGCTCGGATCGGCGTACCTCGCAGCCGCCCTTCGGGAGGCAGGGATGGAACCGCAGGTGATCGACGCCGTGGGGGAGGACATCGAGCACATCGGCGTGACATCGCGGCCGAATCTCGCGTACCAGGGTCTGGCGATCGATCGGATCATTGATCGGATCTCCCCTCAGACACGGCTCATCGCGATCTCGGCGATGTTCTCCCAGGAATGGCCTCATATCGAAGAGCTGATTCAGCGCCTCGGATCGGCGCGTCCCAACGTGCCGATCGCGGTCGGCGGGGAACACGCCACGGCGGCATGGGAGTACATCCTCGAGACGTCGCCAGCGGTCGCCTGTGTGGGGATCGGCGAGGGCGAGGAGCTCCTGTGCGATCTGGCCCGATGGGCCGACGGCGGCGGCGAGCTCGGAGCCATCCCAGGCATCGCGTATCGGCAGGCGGGGAACGCCGTCATGACCTCCCCGCGCAACAGGATTCGGGATGTCGATGGGCTCCCCTGGCCGGCGTGGGACCTGGTGCCGATCGAATCGTATCTTGGCGGAGGCTATGGCCATGGGGTGGATCTCGGCCGGAGCATGCCGATCTTAGCCACCCGGGGCTGTCCGTTTCAGTGCACCTTCTGCTCCAATCCCGCGATGTGGACGACGCGGTATGTGATGCGGGATATGGCCAAGGTCATTGATGAGATCGAGGCGTACCTGCGCGACTATCAGGCGACGAACATCGATTTCTACGACCTCACCGCCATCATCCGGAAAGACTGGGTGCTCAAGTTCTGCGACGAGATCCTTCGACGGAAGCTCGTGTTCACGTGGCAGCTCCCCAGCGGAACCCGCAGCGAGGCGCTCGATGGCGAGGTGCTGCCCAAACTGTATGAAGCCGGGTGCCGCAACCTGACCTACGCCCCGGAGAGCGGGTCGGAGCGCACGCTCAAGGCGATCAAGAAGGAGGTCCGCCTGCCAAAGATGGTCGAGTCCATCGCCTCGGCCAAGCGCGCCGGCATCAGCCTGAAGTGCAACCTCATCATCGGCTTTCCCACCGAGCGGCGATCCGACATGTGGCAGACCCTCCGCTTCGCCATGAAGATGGCCTGGCTGGGTGTGGATGATGTGCCGCTGTACTTGTTTTCACCCTATCCCGGAAGCGAGCTCTACCAGTACCTGCGTTCGACGGGGAAGATTCCAACCATGGACAATGACTACTTCGAGTCGCTCGTCTGCTTCATGGACCTCTCGAGGTCCAGCCGGTACTGCGAGCGGGTCGGTCCGTTCGAGCTCAACGTCTATCGGGTCGCGGGCATGGCGGCCTTCTATGGCTTGAGTTACCTCCGGCATCCTTCGCGCATTCTTCGGACGCTCCGCAACCTGTGGCATCGTGAGGCGACCACCGTGTTTGAGCAGCGGCTCATCGATATCTCCCGTCGCGCCTCATTCGCGATCGTCCGCCGCTTCAGGCGCCAGACGCTGGCCTTTTACTGGCGGACCGTGGTTACACCGTACCCGAAAGAAGTTGGCGCCATCATGCTGCTGATGTTCGTGGGTGCGGTGCTGGATGCGGCCACTGTGGGCATGACGGTGCCGGTGCTGGATGTGTTAACCGCCGCCGGGCGCGTCCCGCAGGGGCCGGCGGTGACGATCGCCGGCGATCTGCTGCGTCTGATGGGGATCGCGCCGACGATTGAAGCGGTGGCGTTTGCCTTGATCGTCATCGCCAGCGCGCTGTTTTTGCTCCGCAGCGTCTTCTTCGTGGTCGATCAGCAGTACACGGCGAAGATTGCGGTCACGTTGCGATGTGCGACCAAGGCGGTGTTGTTCGAGCGGTTCCTGCGCGCGCAATACGAAGAGGTGCTCTCGCGCGGCCGCGGCCGGATTCTGAATGAGATCAACGCGCCGGCAGAGACCTTGGGCGGAGCCATCATGAATCTCGGCTCGCTCTTCATGGGCGTCTTCAGCAGCCTCGTCATGATCGCCTTGCTGCTCTACCTCTCGTGGTGGGGCACGATCGTCTTAGGCGGCGTGGCCCTGGCCGGAATGCAAGGGTGGCGCTGGTATGCGGATGCCCGCGCCGCCGGCGAGGGGAAAACGCTGTATCGGCTGCGCAACGACCAAAACAAGACCCAAGTCGACGCGATTGACGGATTGAAGATCGTGAAGACGTACGATTTGGAGCATCGGATGACGGAGCGGTATGCCGGATGGCTGCGGCAGGAGCTGCGGCCGGAGCTGCGGCTGGTGTTCTTCCAGTACGGGCCGGTCATCGTGAATGAGCTGCTGGCGGCCGTGATCGTGGTGGGCTTAAGCGCGTGTTTGCTGCTTGTGCCGCGGCTGGGCCTGCGGCTGTCGATTTTGGCGGCGTTTCTGCTGGCGATCCGGAAAATCGCCCCGTCGCTGGCCACGGTGAATAAGGCGAGCGTCAACCTCAGCCGCTTCCGCCCGGTGCTTGAGACCATCGCCGAGCTGCAGACGCAATTGCCGCAGGAGCGGCTCGGCGGCCGCCCCGTCGGGCGGGTGGATGAGGTGCGGCTGCGCGAGGTTTCCTTCACCTATGCCTCGCGGCCTGATCGCGAGGTGCTGCATGACATTGAGGCGGTGCTGCGCCGCGGCACGGTGACGGCGGTCGTCGGATCGACCGGCTCTGGCAAGAGCACGCTCGCCAACCTCTTGCTTGGGTTGTTGTCGCCGCGGGCGGGGAGTGTGTTGATCAACGGTGTTGCGCTGCAGGAATTGGATTTGGCCGGTTGGCGCGCGCGGATCGGCTGTGTGCCCCAGGATGTGTTTGTCTTCAATGCGACGATCGGCGACAACATCGCGCTGGGCGATGCCTCGCTCTCGTCTGCCCAGATCGAGCAGGCGGCCCGTGTGGCCCAGCTGCACGACTTTGTGGTGTCGCTGCCGGAAGGATATGAGACGCTCGTCGGCGATCGGGGCTTGCGGCTCTCCGGCGGCCAGTGCCAGCGGCTGTCCATTGCGCGCGCGGTCGCGCGGCGGCCGCAGGTGTTGATGTTCGATGAGGCGACGAGCGCGCTGGACACGGTGACCGAGCGCGCGGTGCAGGAAGCCATCAACGCCTTGCATGAAGACGCGATTAGCGTCGTGATCGCCCATCGCCTCAGCACGGTGAAGCAGGCGGATCAGATCCTGGTGCTGAAAGACGGACGGATCGCGGAACTCGGCACGCACGAGACCCTCATGCGGCAGCAGGGCGTCTACGCCGGCTTGTACCTGCATGATGAGCCCGTCGCGGTGGCTGCGGAGCGCTAA
- a CDS encoding dTDP-4-dehydrorhamnose 3,5-epimerase family protein: MSRTIHDVKIIPLRQVVDERGKIMHMLKATDPHFIRFGEIYFSCAWPGAIKAWHIHTSMTLHNAVISGRAKLVMYDGRKGSPSYGTIQEVFLGEDNYVLVQIPPGITNGYKAYGDRLVILANCATEPHRPEEIVRIDPFTTEIPYDWGLRHG, translated from the coding sequence ATGAGCCGAACCATACACGACGTGAAGATCATCCCGCTGCGGCAGGTGGTCGATGAGCGGGGCAAGATCATGCACATGCTCAAGGCGACTGACCCGCATTTCATCCGCTTCGGCGAGATCTATTTTTCATGCGCGTGGCCTGGGGCGATTAAGGCCTGGCACATCCACACATCCATGACGCTGCATAACGCGGTGATCTCGGGCCGGGCGAAACTCGTGATGTACGACGGCCGCAAAGGCTCGCCGAGCTACGGCACGATCCAGGAGGTCTTTCTCGGGGAAGACAACTACGTGCTGGTGCAAATTCCGCCCGGCATTACGAACGGGTATAAGGCGTACGGCGATCGGCTGGTCATCCTGGCGAATTGCGCCACCGAGCCGCATCGGCCCGAAGAGATTGTGCGCATCGATCCGTTCACGACGGAGATTCCCTACGACTGGGGGCTGCGGCATGGCTGA
- a CDS encoding SDR family oxidoreductase gives MAKRVLITGHNGYVGSVMAPLMLEAGYEVTGFDTNYYAECTLVPDAVRVPAIQKDLRDVAARDLEGFDAIVHLGALSNDPIGNLSAEWTEQINFRASVRLAELAKQAGVPRLLFSSSCIMYGMSEAAVVTEASPLDPKTEYARSKVKAEQAISHLADANFSPVFLRNGTIYGLSPRMRFDTVLNNLVGAAVTTGKITLQSDGKPWRPVAHVEDISRAFLHVLQAPREAIHNQAFNNGENRMNYQVIEMARIVAETVPGGTVECLADPGADQRTYKTDFGKFARAFPDFQFRWTVREGAKELYEACTAMKLTREDFIDRKFTRLKWLRYLMDSGRLDGSLRWRTAVEATR, from the coding sequence ATGGCTAAGCGCGTGCTGATCACAGGACACAACGGGTATGTCGGCTCGGTGATGGCGCCGCTGATGCTGGAGGCCGGCTATGAGGTGACGGGGTTTGACACGAACTACTACGCGGAGTGCACCCTCGTGCCTGACGCGGTGCGCGTGCCCGCCATCCAGAAGGACCTCCGGGATGTGGCGGCCCGCGATCTGGAAGGCTTTGACGCCATCGTGCATTTGGGTGCGCTCAGCAACGACCCGATCGGCAACTTAAGCGCCGAGTGGACTGAGCAGATCAATTTCCGCGCGTCAGTCCGCTTGGCCGAGCTGGCCAAACAGGCCGGAGTTCCGCGGTTGCTGTTTTCATCCTCGTGCATCATGTACGGCATGTCAGAAGCGGCCGTGGTCACGGAAGCCTCCCCCCTGGATCCCAAGACAGAATACGCCAGGTCTAAGGTCAAGGCGGAGCAGGCCATCTCCCATCTGGCCGATGCGAATTTTTCGCCGGTCTTTTTGCGCAACGGCACGATCTACGGCCTCTCGCCGCGGATGCGGTTCGATACGGTGTTGAACAACCTCGTGGGGGCGGCGGTGACAACCGGCAAGATCACGCTGCAAAGCGACGGCAAACCGTGGCGGCCGGTGGCCCATGTGGAGGACATTTCGCGCGCCTTTCTCCATGTGCTGCAAGCTCCCCGCGAGGCGATCCACAATCAGGCGTTTAACAACGGCGAGAACCGGATGAATTATCAGGTGATCGAGATGGCGCGGATCGTGGCCGAGACCGTGCCGGGCGGCACGGTGGAGTGCTTGGCCGATCCCGGGGCTGATCAGCGCACGTACAAAACTGATTTCGGCAAGTTCGCGAGGGCATTTCCCGACTTCCAGTTTCGGTGGACGGTACGCGAGGGGGCCAAGGAGCTCTATGAGGCGTGTACCGCCATGAAGCTGACCCGAGAGGATTTCATCGATCGGAAGTTCACCCGGCTGAAGTGGCTGCGCTATTTAATGGACAGCGGCCGGCTGGATGGCTCGCTACGCTGGAGAACGGCGGTGGAGGCAACGCGATGA
- a CDS encoding GDP-mannose 4,6-dehydratase has product MTQRILITGATGMIGAAFIRRALADGHEVTVMVRRESNRLRLIEVESSLRLHDGDVTDAQSVANAVDAARPEVVVHLASSSFNPPTISAQTHWDAIGKGTLIMLEILRSWPQTRFVMTGSAAAYGSGARLTETQPLRPATALGAAKATASIWMHTYARLYGIQAVELRLFMPYGPWEHPRRLIPQTILSALAGEELRTTDGRQQRDLVYVDDVVDALLLAATRPVAAGSVFNIGSGIGTRVRDVVDRILTLMGDPVNVIRGALPTRPDEILEMSADITAAKRKLGWQPRIGLDEGLRRTIAWVTDHRELLEHLAQPQAPIAAGGER; this is encoded by the coding sequence ATGACCCAACGCATTTTGATCACCGGGGCCACCGGGATGATCGGCGCGGCCTTCATCCGGCGCGCGCTGGCGGATGGCCATGAGGTGACCGTGATGGTCCGCCGCGAATCAAATCGTTTGCGGCTGATTGAGGTCGAATCGTCGCTGCGCTTGCACGACGGTGATGTCACCGATGCGCAGAGTGTTGCGAACGCTGTTGACGCGGCGCGTCCTGAGGTGGTCGTGCATTTGGCGAGCAGCTCGTTTAATCCTCCGACGATCAGCGCGCAGACGCATTGGGACGCGATCGGCAAGGGAACCCTGATCATGCTGGAGATCCTCCGATCATGGCCGCAGACGCGGTTCGTCATGACCGGCTCCGCCGCGGCGTACGGCAGTGGTGCCAGGCTCACCGAGACCCAACCGCTGCGGCCAGCCACCGCGCTCGGCGCGGCCAAAGCGACGGCGAGTATATGGATGCACACCTATGCTCGGCTCTACGGGATCCAGGCTGTTGAGCTGAGACTGTTCATGCCGTATGGCCCGTGGGAGCATCCGCGACGGTTGATTCCGCAGACCATCCTCTCTGCGCTCGCCGGAGAAGAGCTCCGGACCACTGACGGCAGGCAGCAGCGGGATCTGGTGTATGTTGACGATGTGGTGGACGCACTCCTCTTGGCGGCCACGCGGCCGGTCGCCGCCGGGTCGGTTTTCAACATCGGCTCAGGGATCGGCACGCGGGTGCGCGATGTGGTCGACCGGATTCTTACGCTGATGGGCGATCCGGTGAACGTGATCCGAGGCGCCTTGCCGACGCGGCCGGATGAAATCCTTGAGATGTCGGCGGATATCACGGCGGCCAAAAGGAAACTCGGATGGCAGCCGCGCATCGGATTAGACGAAGGACTGCGCCGGACGATCGCGTGGGTCACGGATCATCGCGAGCTCTTAGAGCACCTGGCACAGCCGCAAGCACCGATCGCCGCCGGCGGCGAACGATGA
- a CDS encoding HAD-IIIA family hydrolase: protein MQRPKQAVILAGGRGTRLRPLTDTRPKPMIEFHGKPFMAYLLELLREQGFERVLLCLGYLPKVIQAYCGDGQRFGLSIEYSVSDVEDDTGRRLKVAAPRIEQYFLLMYCDNYWPLRFDALWKSYLDTGAEAMLTVYRNEDGYTKDNVRLSEDGAVLFYDKNRATPRLQGVDIGFGLFRREALELVPDENVSFERVVYPTLVARRTLFAFPTSHRYYSVSSHERLGLTERFLARTPAVILDRDGVLNARPPQGEYVTSWAQWRWLPGAREALRLLHDAGYQVIVISNQAGIARGAMRAEDVETIHRRMREEAAVAGGSIDAIYYCPHHWDDGCACRKPKPGMFFSAQREFHLDLSRTRFYGDDERDGQAAKAAGCPFTMISASSTLLDAVRQLREDAVHG, encoded by the coding sequence ATGCAACGTCCGAAGCAGGCCGTGATCTTAGCCGGGGGACGCGGCACGCGGCTGCGGCCGCTGACGGATACGCGGCCCAAGCCGATGATCGAGTTCCACGGCAAGCCGTTTATGGCGTACCTGCTTGAGCTGCTGCGGGAGCAGGGGTTTGAGCGCGTGCTGCTCTGTCTGGGGTATTTGCCCAAGGTGATCCAGGCGTATTGCGGCGATGGCCAGCGATTCGGGCTGTCGATCGAGTACAGCGTGTCGGATGTCGAGGATGACACCGGCCGGCGGCTGAAGGTAGCCGCACCTCGCATTGAGCAGTACTTCCTCTTGATGTACTGCGACAACTACTGGCCGCTGCGCTTTGACGCGCTGTGGAAGTCCTATCTCGACACCGGGGCCGAGGCCATGCTCACGGTCTATCGCAACGAGGATGGGTACACGAAAGATAATGTCCGCCTCAGCGAAGATGGCGCAGTGCTGTTCTACGACAAAAATCGGGCGACGCCGAGATTGCAGGGTGTCGATATCGGTTTCGGGCTGTTTCGACGCGAGGCGCTGGAGCTCGTGCCAGATGAAAACGTGTCATTTGAGCGCGTGGTCTACCCAACACTCGTGGCGCGGCGCACGCTCTTCGCGTTTCCTACGTCGCATCGGTATTACAGTGTCAGTTCGCATGAGCGGCTCGGGTTGACTGAGCGTTTTTTGGCGCGAACGCCCGCGGTAATTCTCGACCGGGACGGGGTGCTGAATGCGCGGCCACCTCAAGGGGAGTATGTCACGTCATGGGCGCAGTGGCGATGGCTGCCGGGGGCTCGTGAGGCGCTACGGCTGTTACACGACGCCGGCTATCAGGTGATCGTGATCTCGAATCAGGCCGGTATTGCGCGCGGGGCGATGCGCGCCGAGGACGTGGAAACGATTCATCGGCGCATGCGCGAGGAGGCGGCCGTCGCTGGCGGGAGCATCGATGCGATCTACTACTGCCCGCATCATTGGGATGACGGGTGTGCGTGCCGCAAGCCGAAACCGGGGATGTTCTTTTCGGCGCAGCGGGAGTTTCACTTGGATTTGAGCCGAACACGGTTCTATGGGGATGATGAGCGCGATGGCCAAGCGGCGAAGGCTGCCGGCTGCCCCTTCACCATGATTTCAGCGTCGTCGACGCTGCTGGACGCGGTTCGGCAATTACGGGAGGATGCGGTCCATGGCTAA
- a CDS encoding GHMP kinase, protein MAELVNAECGVRNAEFVEHYATNRRPRLIVTRTPLRISFAGGGTDLPDFYAREDGAVLSTTINHYLYVTVKPHGRLFNEGFRLNYSETEHVERLDEVKNHIARECLRFLRIDPPLYISTIADVPEFSGLGSSSSFAVGLLQALHALRGERIAAGPLAEEAAHIEIEVLRRPIGKQDHYAAAFGGVNVFYFKADGRVTVESQHVAEGVLDEMFAHLLMFWTGIRRDASTILSLQQQRTETNREYLQQMREHARQLQALLRNGFDPERFGRILDASWHLKRQLTSNMTNARIETWYQRAKQAGASGGKICGAGGGGFLLFTAPPQRQEAVRAALADLTEVPIRYEAHGSRVLLPSME, encoded by the coding sequence ATGGCTGAGCTTGTGAATGCGGAGTGCGGAGTGCGGAACGCGGAGTTCGTTGAGCACTACGCCACAAATCGACGGCCGCGATTAATCGTCACGCGCACACCGCTGCGTATTAGCTTTGCCGGCGGCGGAACGGATTTGCCGGATTTTTATGCGCGCGAAGATGGCGCCGTGCTGAGCACGACGATTAACCACTACTTGTACGTGACGGTCAAGCCGCACGGGCGCTTGTTCAACGAAGGCTTTCGCCTCAACTATTCCGAGACGGAGCATGTGGAGCGCTTGGATGAGGTGAAGAACCACATCGCCCGCGAATGCCTGAGGTTTTTGCGGATTGATCCGCCGCTGTACATCAGCACGATCGCCGACGTGCCGGAGTTTTCCGGCTTAGGCTCCTCCAGCAGTTTCGCGGTCGGCCTGCTGCAAGCGCTCCATGCGCTTCGCGGCGAGCGGATTGCCGCCGGACCGCTGGCCGAGGAAGCGGCTCATATTGAAATCGAGGTGCTGCGCCGGCCGATCGGCAAGCAGGATCACTACGCGGCCGCCTTCGGCGGCGTGAATGTGTTTTACTTTAAGGCCGACGGCCGGGTGACGGTGGAATCCCAGCACGTCGCCGAGGGGGTCTTGGATGAGATGTTTGCGCATTTACTGATGTTTTGGACCGGCATCCGCCGGGATGCCAGCACGATCCTGAGCCTGCAGCAACAGCGGACCGAAACGAATCGTGAGTATTTGCAGCAGATGCGCGAGCATGCGCGGCAGCTCCAAGCGCTCTTGCGCAACGGGTTTGACCCGGAGCGCTTTGGGCGCATCCTGGACGCCTCGTGGCATCTGAAGCGGCAGTTGACGAGCAACATGACGAACGCGCGCATCGAAACGTGGTATCAGCGCGCCAAGCAGGCCGGGGCGTCGGGCGGCAAGATCTGCGGGGCCGGCGGCGGCGGCTTCCTCTTATTCACCGCGCCACCGCAGCGGCAAGAGGCGGTCAGAGCCGCACTGGCCGATCTCACCGAGGTGCCGATTCGCTACGAGGCGCACGGCTCTCGGGTGCTGCTGCCCTCGATGGAGTAG
- a CDS encoding SIS domain-containing protein, whose product MPTVKPRTDEQEFLERYFESFRRLSEGSESLFAQLIRIKRILVQAHRAGGKAVVIGNGGSAAIASHVAVDLTKNAGVQAINFNEADLITCLANDYGYEQWLAKAVELYGEPGDVLVAISSSGTSKNILNACAAAQRKSFASVITLSGFSPENPLRRFGDENLWVDSRAYNLVEATHQLWLLAVVDLIIGKAEYPASGPATS is encoded by the coding sequence ATGCCGACGGTGAAACCGCGCACGGATGAGCAAGAGTTTTTGGAGCGGTATTTTGAAAGCTTCCGCCGGCTCTCGGAAGGCTCAGAGAGCCTCTTCGCGCAGCTGATCAGGATCAAGCGCATCCTGGTTCAGGCCCATCGCGCCGGAGGCAAGGCGGTGGTGATCGGCAACGGGGGCAGTGCGGCCATCGCGAGCCATGTGGCGGTCGACCTGACGAAAAATGCCGGAGTTCAGGCCATCAACTTTAATGAGGCCGATCTCATCACCTGCTTGGCGAACGACTACGGGTATGAGCAATGGCTGGCCAAGGCCGTTGAGCTGTATGGGGAGCCGGGGGATGTGCTGGTGGCGATTTCCTCCAGCGGGACATCCAAGAATATCCTCAATGCCTGCGCGGCGGCGCAGCGCAAATCGTTTGCGTCCGTGATCACGCTCTCAGGATTTTCACCGGAGAACCCGCTGCGCCGGTTTGGGGATGAGAATTTGTGGGTGGACAGCCGCGCGTATAACTTGGTGGAAGCGACGCATCAGTTGTGGTTGCTGGCCGTGGTCGATCTGATCATCGGCAAGGCCGAATATCCAGCATCAGGACCCGCAACATCATGA